From Marivirga harenae, one genomic window encodes:
- a CDS encoding 3-hydroxybutyryl-CoA dehydrogenase, whose protein sequence is MENIAVIGSGTMGNGIAHVFAQNGFKVSLIDINEAALEKGMATIGKNLDRQVKKEIIDEAKKTETLNNITTFTEVSKGAKNADLVVEAATENTDLKLKIFKELDEVCDAKTILASNTSSISITKIASVTNRPEKVIGMHFMNPVPVMKLVEIIRGYSTSDEVTNRIMEMSKKLGKIPEEVNDYPGFIANRILMPMINEAIFSLFEGVAGVKEIDSVMKLGMAHPMGPLQLADFIGLDVCLSILNVLHDGLGDPKYRPCPLLINMVQAGKMGAKSGEGFYNYSHGTKDLVVANTFKK, encoded by the coding sequence ATGGAAAATATAGCAGTAATTGGTTCTGGAACTATGGGCAATGGCATTGCGCATGTATTTGCTCAGAATGGTTTTAAAGTTTCGTTAATAGATATCAATGAAGCCGCTCTAGAAAAAGGAATGGCAACTATTGGTAAAAATTTAGACCGACAAGTCAAAAAAGAAATAATAGACGAAGCCAAAAAAACAGAAACATTAAATAACATTACTACTTTCACAGAAGTATCAAAAGGAGCTAAAAATGCAGATTTGGTTGTTGAAGCTGCCACTGAAAATACTGATTTAAAACTAAAAATCTTTAAGGAATTAGATGAGGTTTGTGATGCTAAAACTATATTAGCTTCTAACACCAGTTCCATTTCAATCACAAAAATTGCTTCTGTTACCAATAGACCAGAAAAAGTGATTGGCATGCATTTTATGAATCCAGTTCCAGTGATGAAATTAGTTGAGATTATCCGTGGATACTCGACTTCCGATGAAGTAACAAATAGAATCATGGAGATGTCTAAGAAACTAGGCAAGATTCCTGAGGAAGTAAATGACTACCCTGGATTCATTGCTAACAGAATCTTGATGCCGATGATTAATGAAGCTATTTTCAGTTTATTTGAAGGTGTAGCGGGCGTAAAAGAAATTGATTCTGTAATGAAATTAGGGATGGCACATCCTATGGGTCCATTGCAGTTAGCTGATTTCATTGGATTGGATGTTTGCTTGAGTATTTTAAATGTATTGCACGATGGCCTAGGCGACCCTAAATATAGACCGTGTCCGCTACTAATCAATATGGTACAGGCTGGAAAAATGGGAGCTAAATCGGGCGAAGGTTTTTATAACTATAGTCATGGAACCAAAGACTTGGTAGTAGCCAATACCTTCAAAAAATAA
- a CDS encoding DUF3820 family protein: MEGLNPEILKDLVRVKMPFGKYKGTLLCNLPVSYLEWFKRKDGFPSGKLGMQMETLWVIKTNGLEDLLQPLKR; the protein is encoded by the coding sequence ATGGAAGGATTAAATCCTGAAATTCTAAAAGATTTAGTCAGAGTAAAGATGCCCTTTGGAAAATATAAGGGCACTTTACTTTGTAATCTGCCAGTCTCCTATCTGGAATGGTTCAAAAGAAAAGATGGCTTCCCGTCTGGAAAATTAGGAATGCAAATGGAAACATTATGGGTAATAAAAACTAATGGATTGGAAGACTTACTTCAACCGCTAAAGAGGTAA
- a CDS encoding mechanosensitive ion channel family protein: MKTGQVKWILCFLLAFFLLNISQAQDSTEVSKDSIFEGKDPIVSSIPEIRIDSIQSPEVKVDSNKLVKEIGKKGTNNKYSEPISSIKKDAVADTLVVKTASGSEEGGIDDNKIQELTNLVSSGNIFYTIVFLLFGFVFIRILTYILNALAERSTKYRIAFKGSIPIVKIVGWMIVLILIIVVIYKPSVASMLAVSASIGVAIGFASQDILKNIFGGIVILLDRPFVSGDKIEVDKYYGEVVEIGLRSTRIITPDDSLVSVPNAVMMNSSLSNSNAGEPNCQVVAEIYLPLTIDTIKTREIATQAATVSKYIYLGKSITVLFLNEVNNTNSFYKMRVKAYVMDIRDEFRFKSDMTELIITELVKEGILDGKF; encoded by the coding sequence ATGAAAACTGGACAGGTAAAATGGATTCTCTGCTTTCTTCTTGCGTTTTTTCTTTTAAATATTAGTCAGGCGCAAGACAGTACGGAAGTTAGCAAGGACAGTATTTTTGAAGGGAAAGATCCAATTGTTTCAAGCATACCAGAAATTAGGATCGATTCAATTCAAAGTCCTGAAGTTAAAGTTGATTCCAATAAACTAGTAAAGGAAATAGGCAAAAAAGGAACCAATAATAAATATTCAGAGCCGATCTCTTCAATTAAGAAAGATGCTGTAGCTGATACACTAGTTGTAAAGACGGCTAGTGGTTCGGAAGAGGGTGGGATAGACGACAATAAAATACAAGAGTTGACAAACTTGGTTTCTAGTGGAAATATATTCTATACCATTGTATTTCTGCTATTTGGTTTTGTTTTTATTCGAATCCTTACTTATATCCTAAATGCCTTAGCGGAACGCAGCACCAAATACCGAATTGCCTTTAAAGGCTCAATCCCAATTGTTAAAATCGTGGGTTGGATGATCGTACTGATTTTAATAATTGTAGTTATTTACAAACCATCAGTCGCATCAATGCTAGCCGTGTCCGCTTCTATCGGAGTTGCTATAGGTTTTGCTTCACAAGATATTTTAAAGAATATATTTGGTGGAATTGTCATTCTTTTAGATCGACCATTTGTCTCTGGGGATAAAATAGAGGTGGACAAATACTATGGTGAAGTGGTTGAAATAGGTTTGCGATCAACACGAATAATTACACCAGATGATTCTTTAGTTTCAGTTCCGAATGCAGTGATGATGAACAGTTCTCTATCCAATTCCAATGCTGGAGAGCCGAACTGCCAGGTAGTGGCTGAAATTTATTTGCCACTGACAATTGATACGATTAAAACGAGAGAAATTGCCACACAAGCAGCCACAGTGTCTAAATATATTTATTTGGGAAAGTCGATTACTGTACTTTTCCTGAATGAAGTGAATAATACCAATTCATTTTATAAAATGAGAGTTAAGGCGTACGTGATGGATATTCGTGATGAGTTCCGATTTAAAAGTGATATGACAGAATTAATTATTACAGAATTAGTGAAAGAAGGCATTCTCGATGGCAAATTTTAA
- a CDS encoding bile acid:sodium symporter family protein, which yields MQQSFVDFIMPFTIALIMLGIGLELKFKDFHRVFIQPKAVISGVISQMLIMPLIALLMVYFWPIEPIYKVGLMLLAACPGGTASNLVTKILGGRVALSISMTAFNSFIILFTIPAILQLSFFLFLGKEQTIELNFWETTATVFYTVIIPASLGVLINEFTSENFTKPLKKPLKIILPALLIIALLAVIFLDEDNKEIDYFSHLNLIIPLLLFNVITMLIGYRIGKFIGLSHESNFTIAIELGLQNSVLALFIANQVVGNADISTMAILYSSFSFISTFGIAYLMKNQLIPGFKS from the coding sequence ATGCAACAATCTTTTGTCGATTTTATTATGCCATTTACCATTGCCCTGATTATGCTGGGGATTGGATTGGAATTAAAATTTAAAGATTTCCATAGAGTCTTTATCCAACCAAAAGCGGTCATCTCAGGAGTAATTAGTCAAATGCTTATAATGCCTTTGATCGCCTTGTTAATGGTCTATTTTTGGCCAATTGAACCTATTTATAAAGTAGGTCTTATGTTATTAGCTGCTTGTCCAGGAGGTACGGCTTCAAATCTAGTGACGAAGATATTGGGTGGGAGAGTAGCACTTTCTATTTCTATGACTGCTTTCAATAGCTTTATTATTCTTTTTACGATTCCAGCAATTTTGCAATTAAGTTTTTTCTTGTTTTTGGGAAAGGAGCAGACTATTGAATTGAATTTTTGGGAGACGACTGCCACGGTATTTTATACGGTCATTATTCCAGCATCTCTAGGTGTGCTAATTAATGAGTTTACGTCAGAAAATTTCACTAAACCATTGAAAAAGCCATTAAAGATTATTTTGCCTGCATTATTAATAATTGCACTTTTGGCAGTCATATTTTTGGATGAGGATAACAAGGAAATAGATTATTTTAGCCATTTAAATCTTATTATTCCATTACTCTTATTTAATGTGATTACAATGCTGATTGGTTACAGAATCGGCAAGTTCATTGGCTTAAGTCATGAGTCAAATTTTACTATTGCTATTGAGTTAGGTTTACAAAATAGTGTGCTAGCATTATTTATCGCCAATCAAGTTGTGGGAAATGCGGATATAAGCACAATGGCTATTCTATACAGTAGTTTTTCATTTATCTCAACTTTTGGCATCGCTTATTTAATGAAAAACCAATTAATACCTGGTTTCAAAAGCTAA
- a CDS encoding OmpA family protein — protein sequence MHKVLSVLLAIITSNLCWAQQEIPKSLGSNVNSSYQETKPVISPDGNTLFFARQNYPENYSGSKDPQDIYIAQRQNGSWSEARNIGEPLNDKYPNGVSSVTPDGNTLLVINGYNEYGDVLDGASISYRKGGRWQYPQMIYIQEFYNLNEYIDYYLSNNERTLLLAIETEESFGDQDLFVSFRIDERNWSKPVNLGGQINTTSPEFSPFLAADNKTLFFSSYGHNGYGDADIFYSKRLDDSWQNWSKPENLGADVNSKEFEAYYTIDAAGENAYFVTTKGSIAGSKDIYEMILPYKFRPDPVLILKGEVLNASNGDNLEAQIEFVNTNNYEKKEDVISDAETGFSHILESGTLYQYVAVKKGYIGILQYQDLTKLTEYFEKEQKLGMLPVAVGSEIPVHHITFVSNADIFRSDAYFELDRFASLLQSYRQMQIEITGHTNQLPLAAENDRLAYNRAKAVSEYFEKKNIHPDRLRIKGAGEKKSFYSITDLALKNGIALEDRITIKIISMNWEKPKPKDTDQDGIIDTEDDCPTLAGVAENKGCPEITEETKEVLKEALEGIEFELASDVIREQSLPILDKVVTVMRENPDYKLKISGHTDNQGNDDANLLLSHKRAQATKRYLMDHGIAILRLDAVGYGEMQPVESNDTAEGRRKNRRVEFEIVFD from the coding sequence ATGCATAAAGTTCTATCAGTCCTTCTAGCCATTATTACAAGCAACCTATGTTGGGCACAGCAAGAAATACCTAAAAGCTTAGGTTCCAACGTTAACTCATCATATCAAGAAACAAAGCCCGTGATTTCACCTGATGGTAATACCTTGTTTTTTGCGAGACAGAATTACCCTGAGAATTATTCAGGTTCTAAAGATCCTCAAGATATATATATTGCTCAGCGGCAAAATGGATCTTGGTCGGAGGCTCGAAATATTGGAGAGCCCTTGAATGATAAATATCCTAATGGAGTAAGTTCAGTTACGCCTGATGGTAATACTTTGCTGGTTATTAACGGCTATAATGAGTATGGAGACGTGCTGGATGGTGCTTCTATATCTTATAGAAAAGGTGGACGATGGCAATATCCTCAGATGATTTACATTCAAGAATTTTATAATTTAAATGAATATATTGATTATTACCTATCCAATAATGAAAGAACCCTTTTATTAGCAATTGAAACGGAAGAAAGCTTTGGTGATCAAGATTTATTCGTCAGTTTTAGAATTGATGAAAGGAATTGGTCTAAGCCTGTAAATTTGGGTGGACAAATTAATACCACATCTCCAGAATTCTCCCCATTTCTCGCAGCTGATAATAAAACACTATTTTTTTCCTCTTATGGTCACAACGGATATGGCGATGCTGATATTTTCTATTCCAAAAGATTGGATGACAGCTGGCAGAACTGGTCAAAACCCGAAAACTTGGGTGCGGATGTAAATTCCAAAGAATTTGAAGCGTATTATACAATTGATGCTGCTGGAGAAAACGCTTATTTTGTAACTACTAAGGGTAGTATAGCGGGTTCTAAGGATATTTATGAAATGATACTTCCTTACAAATTTAGACCTGACCCTGTCTTGATTTTAAAAGGGGAGGTACTTAACGCTTCAAATGGTGATAATTTAGAAGCTCAAATTGAATTTGTTAATACTAATAATTATGAGAAGAAGGAGGATGTCATTTCCGATGCAGAAACTGGGTTTTCTCACATTTTAGAAAGTGGTACTCTCTATCAGTATGTAGCTGTAAAAAAAGGATATATTGGAATCCTGCAATATCAAGATTTAACTAAATTAACTGAGTACTTCGAAAAGGAGCAGAAGTTAGGAATGCTTCCTGTTGCAGTGGGCTCTGAGATTCCTGTTCATCACATTACTTTCGTGAGTAACGCTGATATCTTCAGATCTGATGCGTATTTTGAATTAGATAGGTTTGCATCTTTGTTACAAAGCTATCGTCAAATGCAAATTGAAATCACAGGACATACTAACCAATTACCATTAGCTGCAGAAAATGATAGGTTAGCTTATAATAGAGCTAAAGCTGTGAGTGAATACTTTGAAAAGAAAAATATTCATCCCGATAGATTGAGAATAAAAGGTGCTGGAGAAAAAAAATCTTTCTATTCAATTACAGATTTAGCCTTAAAAAATGGAATTGCACTAGAAGATCGGATTACCATAAAAATAATTAGTATGAATTGGGAAAAACCGAAACCAAAAGATACTGACCAAGATGGTATTATTGACACCGAAGATGATTGCCCAACATTAGCAGGAGTTGCTGAAAATAAGGGGTGCCCTGAAATTACTGAAGAAACAAAGGAAGTACTCAAGGAAGCCTTGGAAGGAATTGAATTCGAGTTGGCCTCTGATGTAATAAGAGAACAATCCCTGCCGATTTTGGATAAAGTCGTAACTGTAATGAGAGAAAACCCTGATTACAAATTGAAAATTTCCGGACATACAGATAATCAAGGAAATGATGATGCCAATTTGTTACTGTCCCATAAGAGAGCACAAGCCACTAAGAGGTATTTAATGGATCATGGTATTGCTATTTTAAGATTAGATGCTGTAGGATATGGAGAAATGCAACCAGTAGAAAGTAATGACACAGCTGAGGGCAGAAGAAAAAATAGGAGAGTTGAATTTGAGATTGTATTTGATTAG
- a CDS encoding sodium-dependent transporter produces the protein MASRGGFSNRLGFIAAAAGSAVGLGNIWKFPYEVGENGGAAFLVIYLACAFLICLPIMLAETAIGRNTRLNPFGAFNKIGNRKWGLVGLLGVLSGIMILSFYNVVAGWAFGYFIQIGFGGLLSKGVNYGEYFGGFVSDIWDNLLYSIGFMVLTALIVAGGVQKGIERWTKILMPLLIAMILGLISYGLTLDGAMDGLSFYLVPDFGEINANTFYTALAQAFFSLSLGMGALITYGSYVGKDDSIVGAAALITIADISIAFLAGLMIFPLVFSQPSIEANAGPGLVFVALPGIFETMGGIGPFIGASFFLLLCFAALTSTVSLLEVPVAFVTDQFKTNRKQTVYLVATFIFFVGLPTMLSQGASEFFTNFTYYGGADKDFFTVIENVFSDLALPLGGFFIAIFAGWSWKNKGFQKELYFGNATLEGTFLEKMILFMVRFISPFVVGAIFIISVLQIFFGISLF, from the coding sequence ATGGCATCAAGAGGAGGTTTTTCTAACCGTTTAGGTTTTATAGCAGCTGCAGCAGGTTCTGCAGTAGGTTTAGGTAACATTTGGAAGTTTCCGTATGAAGTAGGAGAAAATGGAGGAGCTGCATTTTTAGTTATTTATTTAGCTTGTGCATTTTTAATATGCCTACCTATAATGTTGGCTGAAACAGCGATTGGTAGAAATACAAGATTAAACCCGTTCGGAGCATTCAATAAAATTGGAAATCGAAAGTGGGGTCTAGTTGGTTTGCTAGGAGTTTTGTCTGGTATTATGATTCTTAGCTTTTACAATGTAGTAGCAGGTTGGGCTTTTGGTTATTTTATTCAGATTGGTTTTGGCGGTCTACTAAGTAAAGGTGTAAACTATGGCGAATATTTTGGTGGATTTGTTTCGGATATCTGGGATAATCTTCTTTACTCAATAGGATTTATGGTTTTAACCGCCTTGATTGTGGCCGGTGGTGTACAAAAAGGAATTGAAAGGTGGACAAAGATCCTGATGCCATTATTAATTGCAATGATCTTAGGTTTAATTTCTTATGGATTGACTCTAGATGGTGCAATGGACGGATTATCCTTTTACCTCGTCCCTGATTTTGGAGAGATCAACGCCAATACTTTTTACACTGCCTTAGCGCAAGCTTTTTTCTCACTATCGCTAGGTATGGGCGCATTGATTACTTACGGTTCTTATGTAGGTAAAGATGATAGTATAGTAGGAGCTGCTGCTTTGATTACCATTGCAGATATTTCTATTGCTTTTTTAGCGGGATTAATGATCTTCCCATTAGTGTTTAGCCAACCAAGCATTGAAGCTAATGCGGGGCCTGGACTTGTTTTTGTAGCCTTGCCGGGAATATTTGAAACAATGGGGGGCATTGGACCATTTATTGGAGCTTCTTTCTTTTTACTTTTATGTTTTGCGGCACTAACTTCTACTGTATCTTTATTAGAGGTACCAGTTGCATTTGTTACAGATCAATTTAAAACCAATCGTAAACAAACCGTTTACTTGGTAGCAACATTTATTTTCTTTGTAGGATTGCCAACTATGCTTTCACAAGGGGCTTCAGAATTTTTTACCAACTTCACTTATTATGGAGGGGCAGATAAAGATTTCTTTACAGTAATTGAAAATGTCTTTTCTGATTTAGCACTTCCTTTAGGTGGCTTCTTTATTGCGATATTTGCAGGATGGTCTTGGAAAAACAAAGGATTTCAAAAAGAGCTTTATTTTGGCAATGCAACTTTGGAAGGCACCTTTTTAGAGAAGATGATTTTATTCATGGTACGATTTATATCTCCATTTGTAGTAGGGGCAATTTTTATAATAAGCGTTTTACAGATATTCTTTGGAATTAGCCTGTTTTGA
- the xrtF gene encoding exosortase family protein XrtF: MSLYQDFKPSILFLAKFIGLYIILNVIYGFYLDAAEGKADIMTQWVTEQTAAIINLYEVEISTGPKEDLKSIYIFKADRAVLSVYEGCNGLNVMVIFVAFLFAYGNVGNKMLWFIPLGLLVIHIFNLLRILLLFHVTISMPDFLYFSHKYLFTAFIYVAVFGMWALWIFKVNEK; encoded by the coding sequence GTGAGTTTATATCAGGATTTTAAGCCATCAATTCTCTTTCTAGCCAAGTTCATTGGCTTATATATCATCTTGAATGTTATCTATGGCTTCTATTTGGACGCTGCTGAAGGAAAAGCTGATATTATGACGCAGTGGGTAACGGAACAAACTGCAGCAATCATTAATCTTTATGAAGTGGAAATTTCTACTGGTCCAAAAGAAGATTTAAAAAGCATTTATATTTTTAAGGCCGATAGAGCCGTTTTATCAGTTTATGAAGGATGCAACGGGCTGAATGTAATGGTAATTTTTGTTGCTTTTCTCTTTGCTTATGGAAATGTTGGTAACAAAATGTTGTGGTTTATTCCCTTAGGATTACTGGTCATTCATATATTTAATCTTCTACGGATTCTGTTATTATTTCATGTTACAATATCAATGCCTGATTTCCTTTATTTCAGTCATAAGTATTTATTTACTGCATTTATTTATGTTGCAGTTTTTGGTATGTGGGCACTTTGGATTTTTAAAGTAAATGAAAAGTAA
- a CDS encoding thioredoxin domain-containing protein, producing the protein MKKFSTLFITLIICISSTSYSQVSWLNNEKIAKAIATEKDQLILMDFWATWCGPCRKMDSDMWNTEEFKALSENFVPLKIDIDREKELARSYNVRSIPHVVLVTASGEIVWEQTGYSHSAPYEKILKNLPESLNGINTKLLTLSEDFNDEAYFSIGDSYLELAMENSEDLKRGFFALSDNYYKEITKNSDSNENIALAEMKMLLNDAYLGRYNRAVRKVDKIEINQNEELADMKQFIKAYCFKCEGDKKAFEEAKSLITSEEYLSQLEE; encoded by the coding sequence ATGAAAAAATTTTCAACCCTATTTATTACGCTTATAATATGTATAAGTTCTACATCATATTCTCAAGTGAGCTGGTTAAATAACGAAAAAATTGCAAAGGCAATTGCAACGGAAAAAGACCAATTAATTCTAATGGATTTCTGGGCCACATGGTGCGGACCATGCCGAAAAATGGACAGTGACATGTGGAACACTGAAGAATTTAAGGCATTATCTGAAAATTTCGTGCCTTTAAAAATTGATATCGACAGAGAAAAGGAATTAGCGAGATCCTACAATGTCAGGTCAATTCCTCATGTCGTTTTAGTTACTGCCTCTGGTGAGATTGTTTGGGAACAAACAGGCTACAGTCATTCAGCACCTTATGAAAAGATACTAAAAAACTTACCGGAAAGTTTAAATGGCATTAACACAAAATTGTTGACTTTAAGTGAAGACTTCAATGATGAAGCTTATTTTTCTATTGGAGACAGCTACTTGGAATTAGCTATGGAAAACAGTGAAGATTTGAAAAGAGGTTTCTTTGCACTAAGCGATAATTATTACAAAGAAATTACAAAAAACAGTGACAGTAATGAAAACATTGCATTAGCTGAAATGAAAATGCTATTGAATGATGCATATTTAGGAAGATATAATAGAGCCGTTAGAAAAGTAGATAAAATCGAAATCAACCAAAATGAAGAATTAGCAGATATGAAACAATTTATTAAGGCATATTGCTTCAAGTGCGAAGGTGATAAAAAAGCTTTTGAAGAAGCAAAATCACTTATTACATCGGAAGAATATTTATCTCAGTTAGAAGAATAA
- a CDS encoding nuclear transport factor 2 family protein: MSNRDQIHKFYTALSAGDSNEMVACYHETISFQDPVFGLLEGKRANKMWEMLLSKNTENTRFTFSGIEATTEIGMAKWEAEYYYGKRKVINKVKAEFKFKDGKIIEHIDTFDMWKWTQQAFGATGYLLGWTPFMKKKIRKTVNKKLDRFIEKNPA; encoded by the coding sequence ATGAGCAATAGGGACCAAATTCATAAATTTTATACCGCTTTGTCTGCTGGAGATAGTAATGAAATGGTAGCATGTTATCACGAAACCATTAGCTTTCAAGATCCAGTTTTTGGGTTATTGGAAGGAAAAAGAGCCAATAAAATGTGGGAGATGCTACTTTCAAAAAACACTGAAAACACGAGATTCACTTTTTCTGGCATTGAAGCCACCACTGAAATAGGAATGGCTAAATGGGAAGCTGAGTATTATTATGGGAAAAGGAAAGTCATTAATAAAGTAAAGGCCGAATTTAAATTCAAAGACGGAAAAATAATTGAACATATAGACACCTTTGATATGTGGAAGTGGACCCAACAAGCATTTGGAGCCACAGGCTATCTATTGGGCTGGACTCCTTTTATGAAAAAGAAGATTCGAAAAACTGTAAATAAAAAACTAGACAGATTTATTGAAAAAAATCCGGCTTAA
- a CDS encoding acetyltransferase yields the protein MYLFGASGHAKVIVDILLSQEVQVIGFYDEDETKKELWGIPVLGKTIEFKGAIEECIVSIGQNSTRKKVVDQLKNAEFGTAIHKTCNIGSHVEIGEGTVIMAGAIINADTKIAEHVIINTSASVDHDCKIGSFAHIAPNASLCGGVEVGEGTLIGAGATVIPLIKVGKWCTIGAGAVVVEDIPDHSVVVGNPARRVK from the coding sequence ATGTATTTATTTGGGGCAAGTGGACATGCAAAAGTAATTGTGGATATTCTTTTATCACAAGAGGTTCAGGTTATTGGGTTTTATGATGAAGATGAAACCAAAAAGGAACTTTGGGGGATTCCTGTGCTCGGTAAAACGATTGAATTTAAAGGAGCTATCGAAGAATGTATCGTATCAATAGGCCAAAATAGTACCCGTAAAAAAGTAGTTGATCAATTAAAAAATGCTGAGTTTGGTACTGCAATTCATAAAACTTGCAATATTGGCTCGCATGTTGAAATTGGAGAGGGAACGGTTATTATGGCAGGGGCTATAATTAATGCGGATACTAAAATTGCAGAGCATGTGATTATCAACACTTCGGCAAGTGTTGACCATGATTGTAAAATTGGAAGTTTTGCTCATATTGCACCAAATGCTTCCCTATGCGGTGGCGTAGAGGTAGGAGAAGGGACATTAATAGGGGCTGGAGCGACTGTTATTCCTCTAATAAAAGTAGGTAAGTGGTGCACAATAGGAGCTGGGGCAGTTGTTGTGGAAGACATTCCTGATCACTCGGTTGTGGTAGGAAATCCAGCAAGAAGAGTTAAATAA
- a CDS encoding NeuD/PglB/VioB family sugar acetyltransferase — MTEIAIFGSGGFGREVNLIVQQLIKKGYPYHFLGFFDDQNKSEEFGDLYLGNTEKLNNWERPISVAVAIGDGKTRKKVVQKITNPKVEFSRVISPYAIFNDLIHIGKGSIICAGANLTTNIKIGDYVVVNLNATIGHDCQLGNYSSLMPASNLAGDVKLGECAFVGSGANVLNGLGMGENSVLGSGGVLTKNLEANKTAIGIPAKIKDQ, encoded by the coding sequence ATGACGGAGATCGCAATTTTTGGATCAGGTGGCTTTGGCAGGGAAGTGAATTTGATAGTCCAGCAATTAATAAAAAAGGGCTATCCGTATCATTTTTTGGGCTTTTTTGATGATCAAAATAAATCAGAAGAATTTGGTGATTTGTATTTAGGTAATACTGAAAAGCTTAATAATTGGGAGAGACCCATTTCAGTTGCTGTAGCAATTGGAGATGGTAAAACTAGAAAGAAGGTAGTGCAGAAAATAACGAATCCTAAAGTTGAGTTTTCAAGAGTGATATCTCCATATGCTATATTCAATGATCTTATTCATATTGGAAAAGGTAGTATTATTTGTGCTGGTGCTAACCTGACCACGAATATTAAAATTGGGGATTATGTGGTAGTGAATTTGAATGCCACAATTGGACATGATTGCCAGTTAGGCAATTATAGTTCTTTGATGCCTGCTTCCAATTTAGCTGGAGATGTAAAATTAGGAGAATGTGCTTTTGTTGGTAGTGGTGCTAATGTTCTGAATGGTTTGGGAATGGGTGAAAATTCTGTTTTGGGGTCTGGTGGTGTGCTAACAAAAAACCTGGAAGCTAATAAAACAGCGATTGGGATTCCAGCAAAAATTAAGGATCAGTGA
- a CDS encoding VOC family protein: MQQKISTSSIIFFILTTVSSCNTDNNKSNDMAQQNEHSGSSLLRGDTTPKVTGIGGIFFFSENPEKTKKWYSDNLGLETNEWGSSFEFRNANRPEEINYLQWSPFKNGSEYFSPSKKEFMINYRVQNIEGLVKKLKDNGVTILDSIESFDYGKFVHIMDGEGNKIELWEPIDSVFTEMGGKTTK; the protein is encoded by the coding sequence ATGCAGCAAAAGATAAGTACTTCTTCAATAATATTCTTTATTCTGACAACAGTTAGCAGTTGTAATACTGATAATAATAAATCAAATGATATGGCACAGCAAAACGAACACTCAGGCTCTTCACTTTTACGAGGAGACACCACACCAAAAGTGACAGGAATTGGAGGGATTTTCTTCTTTTCTGAAAATCCAGAAAAAACTAAGAAGTGGTACTCCGACAACTTAGGGCTTGAAACTAATGAATGGGGTTCAAGCTTTGAATTCAGGAACGCAAATAGGCCAGAAGAGATAAACTATTTGCAATGGAGTCCATTCAAAAATGGAAGTGAATATTTTTCTCCATCTAAGAAAGAATTCATGATCAATTATAGAGTTCAAAATATCGAGGGACTTGTGAAAAAACTTAAAGATAATGGGGTGACGATCCTTGACAGTATAGAATCCTTTGATTATGGAAAATTTGTTCACATAATGGATGGAGAAGGAAACAAGATTGAACTATGGGAACCTATTGATAGTGTTTTTACTGAAATGGGTGGTAAAACTACCAAATAA
- a CDS encoding exosortase F system-associated membrane protein, producing MKSKDWLEPDRTLRVALIIISLTALAIVFIGQRFDYSLLFSESLNSKYQFIVNRTIRFLINDNLVLLLIYGLFYNKKYVKFGLMVEAVGFFFLLIPYFILRFNTAIDHMYISFIHRLIINPTLMVLLIPAIYIQRTKN from the coding sequence ATGAAAAGTAAAGACTGGCTGGAACCAGATAGGACGCTTAGAGTAGCACTTATAATTATAAGTTTAACCGCTTTAGCTATTGTCTTTATAGGGCAACGTTTTGATTATAGTTTATTATTTTCTGAATCTTTGAATTCAAAATATCAGTTTATTGTCAATAGAACAATTAGGTTTTTGATCAATGATAATTTGGTTCTTTTATTGATTTATGGCTTATTTTATAATAAAAAGTATGTGAAATTTGGCTTGATGGTTGAAGCAGTAGGTTTTTTCTTCTTGTTGATACCCTATTTCATTTTACGATTTAACACCGCCATAGATCATATGTATATCAGTTTTATCCATCGATTGATTATAAATCCTACTTTGATGGTGCTTTTAATCCCGGCCATCTATATTCAGCGTACAAAAAATTAA